A stretch of DNA from Mycolicibacterium celeriflavum:
CAGCATTTCGGCGAGCACCGCCCGCGGCATCGTGTTCCCGCAGTCCAGGCAGACCACCTGCGCGTAGGTGCCGTGCAGGTTGACGACGTTGCCGCTGCCCGCCTTGGTGTGCAGCAGGTCGACGTTCTGGGTGATCACCCCGGACACCACGCCCGCGGTTTCGAGCGCGGCAATGGCTCGGTGGCCAGCGTTGGGCAGCGTGGCATCCATGTGGCGCCAGCCGAGGTGGTTGCGTGCCCAGTAGCGCTGGCGGAACACCGGGTCGCCGGTGAACTGCCGGATGGTCATCGGATTGCTCGGCGGCGAGTCCGGGCCGCGGTAGTCAGGGATGCCCGAGTCGGTGGAGATGCCCGCCCCGGTGAGCACGGCGACCCGGCGGCCACGCAACAGGGTGACGAGTTCGGGTGCTTCCACCTGATCGAGAGTAGGCGCTTGTCGAGCGGTCAAGGCGGCCGTGTCAGTTCATCAGCGCCTGCGGCGACAGCTCCTTGAGCATCGCATTGGCCCAGCGCATCTGGCGCAACGCCTGCGGATGGCACCGCTGAGTCAGCTCCAGCAGCCGATCGTCCTTGGCGGCCTGCGCGCCCTGCGCCAGCAGCTCCCAGTCGAGGGAGACCCCGGCCGCCAGGCGGTGCAGCCGCCGCAGATCGGCGAGCAACAGCAGCGCGGGTTCGGGACGGCGGCCGACGCGGTCGCTGATCCACTGCTGGGCGGACTCGGTGAGCGCGGAGGTGCGGGGGTGGGCACGCAGTCGAACGCCGTAGCGCCGGCCGGTTTCGGCAATCAGCTCCACATGCTCGCGTGACCATCCGGCAAGGCCGAGCGCCACGTAGTAGATGGCTTGGTCGTTGTGGTGCCGGGCGGCGGTCGCGTCCAGCGAGCGGGCCAGCCGCAGTTCCGACCGGTGCAGCTCCCGCAGCGCCATGCCGAGTTTCATGGTGTCTCCGACGATGTCAGGGCTTCAGTCGCTTCGGCCACCGCGCCACCGCTTGTCGCATCGACGTCGACCGAAACGGGTGCCGAGGCGGCAGTGGTCGGCGCTGGCGCGGGCGACGTCGAACCGTTTATCCGATGCAGCTTCGCCGCCGCGGTCTTGTAGAGCGGCTGTTTGGACACGGGGTCCCAGTCGGTGATGGTCAGCTCGTTGGCGGCGCGGTGATGGCCGTCGGCGTCGACATCCCAGTAGCCGTAGTGAAACGGTAGGAACAGCACGCCGGTGCGGATCCCGCAGATGCGGGCCTTGGCGGTGACCGAGCCGCGCGGGGTACCGACCTCGACGACGTCGCCCTCTGCGATGGCCAGCCGTTGGGCGTCGGCCTGCGACACCTCCACCCACACCTCCGGTGCTGCGGCCTGCAGTTGTGGCACACGGCCTGTTTTGGTCCGGGTGTGGAACTGGTAGAGAGTCCGACCGGTGGTCAACGCGAACGGATACTCTGGGCGCGGCGGCTCGTGCGGTGAAATGTATTCGGCCGCTTTGATGATCGCCTTGCCTGCCGGATTCATTGCGCGGTACTCGGTGGGCTCCAGCGGTGCGCCGGTGATCAGGTCCTTGCCGTAGGCCTCGCAGTATTCGGGTGAGGCCCAGAACCGGCCGTTGGCGTACAGCCGCTCCGTGCCGTCGGGACTGTCCGCGTTGCAAGGCCATTGGACGCCGCCGGAACCGCGGAGTTTGTCGTAGCTCAGGGCGGTGTAGTCGCACGGGCGGCCGGCGCTGCAGCGTTTCCATGCTTCGAACGCCGATTCGGCGTCGGTCCACGACGGCAGCGGGGCGCCGTCGTTGTCGCGGAAGTCCATCCGGCGCGCGTAGTCGAGGAAGATGTCCAGGTCTGGCCGAGCCGCACCGGGCGGATCGACGGCTTTCTCCGAGAGGTGAACGGTGCGATCGGCGTTGGTGAACGTGCCGGTCTTCTCACCCCACGCTGCGGCAGGGAGGACCACGTCGGCGAGTTCTGTCGTCTCGGTGCAGAAGATGTCCTGCACGATCACAAAGAGCCGGTCCTGGCCCAGAATGCCTCGGATACGCCGCAGCTCGGGAAGCGATACGGCGGGGTTCGTGGCGCTGATCCACAGCAGCCGAAGCGTGCCCTGCTCGGCGTAGCGGAACATCTGCATCGCGTGCGTCGGCGGCGCGTAGTGGGGGATCTGCAGTGCGTCGATGTTCCACAGTCGGGCGAGCTCTTCGATGTGGGAGTCGTTGGACCAGTTACGGAATCCCGCCAGGTCACCGTCCGCGCCACACTCGCGGGTGTTCTCCGCCGTGGGCTGGCCGTTCATCTGCAGGATGCCGCAGCCCGGCCTGCCGAGCATTCCGCGGACGATGTGAATGTTGTTGACCTGCACCGCCGCCGCCGTCGCCTGATGGGACTGGTAAAAGCCCTGCAAGACTGTCGAGAGCAGCGCATGCGCGGTACCGAGCAGCCGCGCCGCCTCCCGGATGTCCTCGGCGGGCACATCGCAGATCTTCGCGGCGCGCTCGGGTGGGAACTCGGCCACCCGCTTTCGCAGTTCGTCGAAGCCGACCGCATGGGCGTCGACGTAGTCGTGGTCCACCCAGTCGTTGCGCAAGATCTCGTGCAACAGTCCGTTCATCAACGCCACGTTGGTCCCCGGCATTGGCGCGAGATGCACTGTGGCGTGCTGTGCGACGGGAGTCGGCCGCGGGTCGACGCATACGATGGCGGGCGGGTCATCACCGGCCAGTCGGTCGAGCATTCGCATCCACAACACGGTTTGGGTTTCGGCCACGTTGTGCCCGAAAAGGGCGATCACGTCGGCGTGGTCGACGTCGGTGTACGACCCGGGCTGACCGTCGCAGCCGAACGATTCCTTGAGCGCCTCGGCGGCGGTCGCGGTGCACAGCCGGGTGTTGCCGTCGACGTGGTTGGTGCCGATCGCACCGTGGGCGATCACGCCCTGCGTGTAGTACTCCTCGAGGAACAGTTGGCCGCTGGTATAGAACCCGAATGCGCTCGGACCCACCGTGTCGAGCAGCTCCTTGCTGCGGCCTACGATCCTGTTCATCGCTGTGTCCCAGTCGGTTTCGACCAGCTTGCCGTTCTCGCGCACCAGCGGTGTGGTGAGCCGGTCGGTGGAGGCGTTGGCCTGCCACCCGAAGAGGTCCTTGGTATCGACCCGGCCGCGGTTGACGCGATCAACGGACCGGCCGCGGATTCCGACGATGCGGCCGTCTTTCACGGCGATGTCGAGGCCGTCACCGTTGGAATGCAGCACCGACGCCGACTGCACCCATCGGTCGACCGCTTCGGGGGCCAGCCCGTTGACCAGGTGCATGTCGACGCGTTCAGGCCAGTGTCCGCCCTTTCCGTAAGGCGTCCGCGTGCCCCACGGTTCGGCGATCCGATCGCGTTTGTTGTCGGTCATGGGTGAAGTCGGGCTACCCGGGAACCGCTGCGTCAAACGCGCTACCGCAAACACTCTGCGACGGGAGTGATGTCGGCGCTCATATTGCTCTTCATCATGGTCAGCGCCGCGTCGCTGAGTTCCGGGTCGATGTGGGCGACCGCATCCGGGGGCACGACGACCGGAAAATGCCGGACGTAGGCGTCCAGCGCGGTGTAGAGGATGCACTGCTCCGTGACCTGGCCGGTGAGGATCACCCGCTCGGGCTTCAGTTGGCCCAGTAAGTACGCCAGCGCGGTGGCGTAGAAGGCGCTGTGGCGCACTTTGGTGAGCATCCGGCAACCCTTGCGGGGGACGATCGGCTCGACCAGGTCGGGGTGCTCACCGCGCAGCGCCGACTGCACGATATCGCCGAACTCCGCGCTGAAATCGCCGTAGTTGTCGTTGACGTAGATGAGGTCCACGTCGTCGCGATCGTGGGCCTCGTCGACGAGCCGGGTCAGCGGGTCGATGATTTCGGCGACGTGCGGAGCCAACTTCTCGGCGTCGGGATGGCGGTAGGCGTTCATCATGTCGATGACCAGCACAGCGGTCGGACTCATGGGGACTTGCATACCCCGTTCCGTTTTCGGGCAACAATGAGGCATGGATTTCTACTCGGCGTACCGGCACGGCTTCGTCCGCGTCGCCGCCTGTACGCACCACACGGCGCTCGCCGACCCGCGCGCCAACGCCGAGTCCGTGCTGCGGATGGCGCGGGACTGTCACGACGACAGTGTCGCGCTCGCGGTCTTCCCGGAGCTGACGCTGTCGGGGTATTCGATCGAAGACATCCTCATGCAGGACACGCTGCTCGATGCGGTCGAAGACGCGGTGCTCGACATCGTCGTGGCCTCGGCCGATCTGATGCCCGTGTTGGTGGTCGGCGCTCCGCTGCGCTACCGGCACCGGGTGTACAACACCGCCGTGGTGATCCACCGCGGGCGCGTGCTCGGCGTGGCGCCGAAGTCTTACCTGCCGACCTACCGCGAGTTCTACGAGCGACGTCAGATGGCGCCCGGCGACGACGTGCGCGGGGCGATCCGGATGGGACGCGGAGACCATTGGGCGGACGTGCCGTTCGGCCCCGACCTGTTGTTCACCGCGACCGACATGCCGGGCTTCGTGTTGCATGTCGAGATCTGCGAGGACATGTTCGTGCCGATTCCGCCGAGCGCGTCGGCGGCATTGGCCGGCGCAACGGTGTTGGCGAACCTGTCGGGGAGCCCGATCACCATCGGCCGATCCGAAGACCGCTGCCTGCTGGCGCGCTCCGCGTCGGCACGCTGCCTGGCCGCGTACGTCTATTCCGCGGCGGGGCCAGGGGAGTCGACCACCGACCTCGCCTGGGACGGCCAGACGATGATCTGGGAGAACGGCGAGTGCCTGGCACAGTCCGAGCGGTTCCCGAAAAGCGAGCAACGCTCGGTCGCCGACGTCGACCTTGAACGGCTGCGCTCCGAACGCATCCGGATGGGCACCTTCGACGACAACCGGCGTCACCACGGCGCGTCGACGGAATCCTACCGGCGGGTGGAGTTTGCGCTCGATCCGCCGTCCGGTGACATCGGGCTGCTTCGGCACGTCGAACGCTTCCCGTTTGTCCCGTCGGATCCCCAACGGCTGGAACAGGATTGCTACGAGGCGTACAACATCCAGGTGGCCGGGCTCGAGCAGCGGTTGCGTGCGCTCGACTATCCCAAGGTCGTGCTCGGGTTGTCCGGTGGCCTGGACTCGACCCACGCGCTGATCGTCGCGGCGCGGGCGATGGATCGCGAACAACGGCCGCGCAGCGACATCCTCGCGTTCACCATGCCGGGGTTCGCCACGGGCGACCGCACCAAGGGCAATGCGCTGCGGTTGGCCGAGGCGTTGGGCGTGACATTCGACGAACTCGACATCAAGTCGACCGCGGAACTGATGCTCAAGAACATGGACCATCCGTTCGGGCGCGGCGAGGAGGTCTACGACGTCACGTTCGAGAACGTGCAAGCCGGGCTTCGCACCGACTACCTGTTCCGGCTGGCCAATCAGCGCGGCGGGATCGTGCTGGGCACCGGCGACCTGTCCGAACTCGCGCTCGGGTGGTCCACCTACGGTGTCGGCGACCAGATGTCGCACTACAACGTCAACGGCGGCGTGCCGAAAACGTTGATTCAGCACCTGATTCGCTGGGTGATCTCGTCCAACCAGTTCGACGAGACCGTCAACGAGGTACTGCAGTCGGTGCTCGACACGGAGATCTCCCCGGAACTGATACCCGCCGGTGAGGACGAGGAGATCCAGAGCAGCGAATCCAAGGTCGGACCCTACGTGCTGCAGGACTTCTCGTTGTTTCAGGTGCTGCGCTTCGGGTTTCGGCCCTCGAAGGTCGCGTTCCTGGCCTGGCACGCCTGGAGCGATCCGGCGCGCGGCGACTGGCCGACCGGCTATCCCGAGGACAACCGGCCGGCGTATTCCCTCAAGGAGATTCGGCACTGGCTACAGGTGTTCGCGCAGCGCTACTACTCCTTCGCCCAGTTCAAGCGGTCGGCGCTGCCCAACGGGCCGAAGGTCTCCCACGGCGGATCGCTCTCGCCACGCGGTGACTGGCGGGCGCCGTCGGACATGTCCGCGCGCACCTGGCTCGACGAGATCGAACGGGAAATCCCCGAGGACTGACTGTGATTTCGGTGTAGTTGGTCGCGCTCGGCGCGACCACGTACACCGAAATCACATTTCCCGGCCTACGCCCGGCACGAACCGGCCGACGGCCGCGAGGTAGTCACGGTAACTGTCGCCGTGCGTCGCGAGCAGATACGGCTCTTCGACGACACGCACCTGCGCCTCGATCGTCGCGACGAGAAGCGCGAAGCCGACAACCGCTACGAGATTCGGTGTGACCAACGCGATTCCGAAGCCGAAGATCATCATCGCGGTGAAGATCGGGTTACGCACCCGGCCGAACACGCCGCTGCGGATCAGAGTCGTGGTCTCGCTCGCGTCGACGCCGATCCGCCACGAGTCGCCCATGTCGAACTGCGCGTAGAGCGTCGCGCCGATGCCGACCACGGCGAGCACGATGCCGATGACATTCAGCCACGGCCGGTCGAGAACCTCCAACGGCGCGACCATGCCGGCGAGCTGCAGGATCGGCGCGAACACGGCGGCGGCCATCGCGACGACGAATCCCACCCCGGCGAACCACTCGGGCGACAGCGGTCGCCCACTGATGCCGCGGAATCCCGTCGATCCGGTGCGGCGCCGCTGTCGCCAACTGCGCCAACCGAATCCGAGCGCGGCGAACACCACGAAGAGCACGAGTGAGACGATCGGCATGCTGACCCTTTCCCTAGACCTTCACGCGCAGCACGGGTCGCCGCGCCAGGCCTCGATACCTTCGCGAACCGCGATCACCGCGATGCCCAGCGCCGCGACCGGATCGGCCCACGACCAGCCGAGCAGGCTGTTGAGCAGCAGCCCCCCCAGCAGGATCGCCGACAGGTAGGTGCACAACAGCGTCTGCTTGGAGTCGGCGACCGCCGACGTCGACCCGAACTCACGGCCGGCGCGCCGCTGCGCCAGGGACAGCACGGGCATGATCGCCAGGCTCAGGGCGGCGAGGACGATGCCGACCAGCGACGGTGCAGCCTCGCCGCGGCCGGTCAGCGCGAGCACCGCGTCGACGGCGACGTATGCCGCGAGGGCGAAGAACGAGAACGCGATGAAGCGCAGCGCCGCCTTTTCCCGCGTCTGTGGGTCACGCGCCGAGAACTGCCAGGCGACGGCCGCCGCCGAGGCGACTTCGACGACTGAATCCAGCCCGAACCCGATCAGCGCTGACGACGACACCCGGGCGCCCTCGGCCAGCGCGACGACGGCCTCGATGACGTTGTAGGTGATGGTGGCCGTCACCAGCCATCGGATGCGGCGGGCGAGCACCTCGCGCCGGGTGGTGGCGGGCATCAGCAGCAGTCGTCGGCGACCGCGGACGGGCAGCAGGCCGGATCGACGTCGAGCACCAGGCCGACCAGGTCGCCGAGCGCGTGTGAGATTCGCTCGTCGGCGAGCTCGTAGCGGCTGCGGCGGCCCTCCGGCTGCGCGATCACCAGGCCGCAGCCGCGCAGACAAGCCAGGTGGTTGGACAGAATCTGGCGGGAGACGCCGATCTTGTCGGCGAGGTCCGAGGGATAGCCGGGCCCGTCACGCAACATCAACAGGATCTCGGCGCGGGTCGGGTCCGACAGCGCGCAACCGAACCGCGACAGCGCATCGCTGTGGGTGATCGTCTGCATGGCGCAGACAGTACATCAAATGCTGTATTCAGCCAAGCCTGAACTATTGCGTGGCGGGTTCGGTGCGCTACATGTCGCTCATCGACCAGTAGCGCGCCGAAATCGCCACGTCAGAGGCGGCCGTCGACGCGGAGGTCGGGGTGCACCCAGGCCGGGGAACGGCGCTCCTTGAACGACCGGAAGCCCTCCATCGCCTCCGCCGAGGAGTAGCTGGCCTGCATCCCGATGCGGTCGAACAGCCCCAGATAGTTGTCCAGACTCGACTTGACCACGCCGCGGGCGCCGG
This window harbors:
- a CDS encoding NAD(+) synthase; its protein translation is MDFYSAYRHGFVRVAACTHHTALADPRANAESVLRMARDCHDDSVALAVFPELTLSGYSIEDILMQDTLLDAVEDAVLDIVVASADLMPVLVVGAPLRYRHRVYNTAVVIHRGRVLGVAPKSYLPTYREFYERRQMAPGDDVRGAIRMGRGDHWADVPFGPDLLFTATDMPGFVLHVEICEDMFVPIPPSASAALAGATVLANLSGSPITIGRSEDRCLLARSASARCLAAYVYSAAGPGESTTDLAWDGQTMIWENGECLAQSERFPKSEQRSVADVDLERLRSERIRMGTFDDNRRHHGASTESYRRVEFALDPPSGDIGLLRHVERFPFVPSDPQRLEQDCYEAYNIQVAGLEQRLRALDYPKVVLGLSGGLDSTHALIVAARAMDREQRPRSDILAFTMPGFATGDRTKGNALRLAEALGVTFDELDIKSTAELMLKNMDHPFGRGEEVYDVTFENVQAGLRTDYLFRLANQRGGIVLGTGDLSELALGWSTYGVGDQMSHYNVNGGVPKTLIQHLIRWVISSNQFDETVNEVLQSVLDTEISPELIPAGEDEEIQSSESKVGPYVLQDFSLFQVLRFGFRPSKVAFLAWHAWSDPARGDWPTGYPEDNRPAYSLKEIRHWLQVFAQRYYSFAQFKRSALPNGPKVSHGGSLSPRGDWRAPSDMSARTWLDEIEREIPED
- a CDS encoding molybdopterin oxidoreductase family protein; this encodes MTDNKRDRIAEPWGTRTPYGKGGHWPERVDMHLVNGLAPEAVDRWVQSASVLHSNGDGLDIAVKDGRIVGIRGRSVDRVNRGRVDTKDLFGWQANASTDRLTTPLVRENGKLVETDWDTAMNRIVGRSKELLDTVGPSAFGFYTSGQLFLEEYYTQGVIAHGAIGTNHVDGNTRLCTATAAEALKESFGCDGQPGSYTDVDHADVIALFGHNVAETQTVLWMRMLDRLAGDDPPAIVCVDPRPTPVAQHATVHLAPMPGTNVALMNGLLHEILRNDWVDHDYVDAHAVGFDELRKRVAEFPPERAAKICDVPAEDIREAARLLGTAHALLSTVLQGFYQSHQATAAAVQVNNIHIVRGMLGRPGCGILQMNGQPTAENTRECGADGDLAGFRNWSNDSHIEELARLWNIDALQIPHYAPPTHAMQMFRYAEQGTLRLLWISATNPAVSLPELRRIRGILGQDRLFVIVQDIFCTETTELADVVLPAAAWGEKTGTFTNADRTVHLSEKAVDPPGAARPDLDIFLDYARRMDFRDNDGAPLPSWTDAESAFEAWKRCSAGRPCDYTALSYDKLRGSGGVQWPCNADSPDGTERLYANGRFWASPEYCEAYGKDLITGAPLEPTEYRAMNPAGKAIIKAAEYISPHEPPRPEYPFALTTGRTLYQFHTRTKTGRVPQLQAAAPEVWVEVSQADAQRLAIAEGDVVEVGTPRGSVTAKARICGIRTGVLFLPFHYGYWDVDADGHHRAANELTITDWDPVSKQPLYKTAAAKLHRINGSTSPAPAPTTAASAPVSVDVDATSGGAVAEATEALTSSETP
- a CDS encoding cation transporter → MPATTRREVLARRIRWLVTATITYNVIEAVVALAEGARVSSSALIGFGLDSVVEVASAAAVAWQFSARDPQTREKAALRFIAFSFFALAAYVAVDAVLALTGRGEAAPSLVGIVLAALSLAIMPVLSLAQRRAGREFGSTSAVADSKQTLLCTYLSAILLGGLLLNSLLGWSWADPVAALGIAVIAVREGIEAWRGDPCCA
- a CDS encoding methyltransferase family protein, with product MPIVSLVLFVVFAALGFGWRSWRQRRRTGSTGFRGISGRPLSPEWFAGVGFVVAMAAAVFAPILQLAGMVAPLEVLDRPWLNVIGIVLAVVGIGATLYAQFDMGDSWRIGVDASETTTLIRSGVFGRVRNPIFTAMMIFGFGIALVTPNLVAVVGFALLVATIEAQVRVVEEPYLLATHGDSYRDYLAAVGRFVPGVGREM
- a CDS encoding ArsR/SmtB family transcription factor, with the translated sequence MQTITHSDALSRFGCALSDPTRAEILLMLRDGPGYPSDLADKIGVSRQILSNHLACLRGCGLVIAQPEGRRSRYELADERISHALGDLVGLVLDVDPACCPSAVADDCC
- a CDS encoding cysteine hydrolase family protein; amino-acid sequence: MSPTAVLVIDMMNAYRHPDAEKLAPHVAEIIDPLTRLVDEAHDRDDVDLIYVNDNYGDFSAEFGDIVQSALRGEHPDLVEPIVPRKGCRMLTKVRHSAFYATALAYLLGQLKPERVILTGQVTEQCILYTALDAYVRHFPVVVPPDAVAHIDPELSDAALTMMKSNMSADITPVAECLR